Below is a genomic region from Eupeodes corollae chromosome 1, idEupCoro1.1, whole genome shotgun sequence.
GATCAATTGCTTGTTCTTTTGAtactttctttaatttactATTGTAGTTAGGTATCAGGTATGATGATGTGGAGTTGTTGGATCGATCGGTAGAAGAAGCAATAATCCCAATTGTGGTTGAGACTTGGTCCAAAACGTGTGGGATGCTGAGGTGGTTTGCTGCTCGTTGTCTTTACCTTGGTTTTGGGGCTTACGCCACAGGCTGATGATCGAAAAGACCGCTCCATCGACACGGAGGTAGGTGCTCCGTGGGCCTTGTATAGTATGCGGAATTTCTCGAGCGTGATCGAAATATACAACGCCTTAAAGTATGCCAAGGTAGATTGGACAGCTAAAGCAGTGAATCTCAGCACGTGGTGCGCTCGAAGATCACTCGTTCGAGCTTTTAGGTTCGGCGATCCCACTTAAGTGGTATGActgtaccaaaaaaaaaagaatacgatGGTTTGTTACCACTCTAATTTTAACATATAGGTATAAACTGCGCTTCATTTACCTCACGTAAAGGGCTAATATGCCAAATATTCCGTGGTCCACGAAAGAAGCTGTAGAAGGTACAGTCACGCTGGCTTGAAGTAAGCACAAAAGTTAGGCTGATTTTTCTTTGgcttattttaagttattaaggATGGTAGTTTGTGTTTTACAACTTTCTCACAAGGCAATAGATATAATTTTGGACTTTAGTCAACTAGAAAAACTTTTAGCAAGATGAGAAGACGAATGTTCTTACTCGGCAGTCAAATCGGAAAAGAAATGATGAAGCGCGAAGGAATGACAGGTTAGCTTCGACTTTCCGCCCGCCGTGAGAATAGAAATTTGTCATATGGAATTGACGAAAAATGAGATATCGAGTATCGAAATTAAAAACAGGGATGTAATGAAATTTACACCTTCAATTCggattaattttaagtaaattacaCTATGCCCGTAcacaacatttcaattttttgactgATTCGtcacaaaaatgaaatgaaaaaggcAGAGTTATTTCAGTATTCGACTTACATAGGAGATGTTTTATGAAGTTTTAGTGTGTGGTTCTTAATGATTAGGAaaagattacaattattttCGCAAGTCTTTTGCATGCACTAACCCCAAATTATTTCCAAACACATCGGTTAATTCGTAAAGATTGTCTCCAACTACCTTTTTCACTATGGCAGGCACGAATTTTGGACATAATTTAgcatttcgattttttattttatcgcttaatataaaatttcgtTTCAAAACGGTTTGTCCAACAGAAAATTTTATGTCTCTGCTTCGTAAGTTATACGTTTTTTCATATACTTTATGTGCTTTAGCTAGAGATTCCTTAAGTCGATTGTGAATCATATTCATTTTCAATGGTTTTggcaaaatttcaatttcagagTTGTTTAACCCACCTAGTCTTTTAAGTAAGGGGTAAGTTGAAGCGTGTTCTATTTTACTCTGTCCGAAAAGGGCTTCATGAGGTGAAACGCCAATCGCAGTATGAATTGTAGAACGCAGGGCGCTTACAATTGAGACTAGGTTGTTGTCCCAGTTGGACTGATCAGAACCAATATACGAACGGATAGCCGCGAGTAAAGACCGATTTACGCGTTCACTGGCATTAGACTGTGGAGAATATGTGGCTGTTTTTATATGTTTCGTTCCATACGTGGCTaggaatttaataaattctttacTGACAAACTGTTTACCGTTGTCTGATAAAAGTGATTCGGGTACACCAAACAATGAAAAGACATCTTCCTCTAAAAACTTTACAGCCGATTCACTAGTAGCTTTTCTTAAGGCTCttactaaaacaaattttgtcaattgatCTAAACACACAATGATGTAGCAATTTCCCTTCTTAGATCTGGGATATGGACCTAAAAAGTCGACATATAAATGTTGAAAAGGCCTGTCGACAACAAATGCTTGTCCCATGGGAGGTCTAAGAATGGAGTTTGGCGCTTTGGACGCCTTACACACATTGCAGTCCCCGACGTAAGACTTAACTTGGGCCGCCATATTAGGCCAATAAAAACGTTCTCTTAGGCGATACAATGTTTTGGCAACCCCGCCATGCGATGAACGAGGAGGGTCATGAGCCAAACGAACTAATTGACTAGTCAGCAATGACGGGATCCATAGTTTCCAGACACAATCATCTTTTATGGGATCCCCAGCACAGGGTTTGACCTTCTTGTATACAAAAGAATCTGATACCCGAAGATCTGGTAACTGACTGTTATTTTCCTCTATAGTTTTTATTAGTCCAATATATTCATTTGACTTAAAAGCCGGATCGTTAAGTTCGACGTATAAAACATCTGATGgatccaatacatttttttccttaGATGCAATCTCGTCTACGGCGTAAACGCGAGAGAGAGCATCGGGAACAACATTCTGTGTACCTTTCCTATGCTGTATCTCGAATGAAAATCGCACGGAAAGAATTCTTAGATCAGATCAAGAAAAATAAGCTACAAATCACGAAAAATGAATCCAGTTTTGGACCTTGGCTTCGAAATAAGTAAATTGctactttttgtttgcaatttcataaaatgagcaaaatgaagatattgacactcaaaaatcatatttcactaCATTTGAGTAGCAATAATTCGACCgaggaaaacaaatatttcaaacagcgaattgcaatttgatattaatttgtatcaatttaatgttaattttaatcaTGAATTTCAGCAGGAGTTTGtggattgaaattgttttcttgtagattatgattcgtttttttaaatacctacacACACAAGTGGCAAATTTCAACCCTTGTTTTCTTAGACTGCGACAATATACATTAGTTTGCAAATGACATCTAATGTTTtgctacttctttttttttaaattgcaacttttgagtTGTAATTTGAAACAGGTTATTCTGCAGTTTGAAAATGACAGTCACAGTTTTGATACTTAGTTAtctttaaattgcaacttttgagtcGTAATTTGAAACAGGTTATTCTGCAGTTTGCAAATGACAGTCACAGTTTTGATACTTAGTTAtctttaaattgcaacttttaAATCGTAATTTTAAACAGTTTCTGCAGCAATTTGTAgcttttaaagattaatttactTTCTATTTTCAAGGAATCATGTAGAAATTCAAGAACAATCTTCATTATGATTTACAACATAAACTTATTGGTTTTCGTATTCTCAGggatatttttttagttgatcGCGCGCCgaattataagtttttgttacaaattgCAATGAATATATTCGTAATTGCAACTTTTGAATAtcaatttgcttatttttttcagcattttcgtcgcaatttaagaatatttcttattaatttaaaaactatcgtTCTTAATTCACAAAtatatcatatttatttttgaattcaagagTGTAGTCTTATCTTTTGAAGTTTAATGgtagttaaaaaattgagtggtttTACTCTTCTTAGTTGTGAACGAAAActcttatctttatctttatgaaggaaactgaaaataatttctGTCAGTAGTAATGCAATAAGAAAATCCACACCTTTACTTACTTTTCATTTCCGTaccattgtattttgtttgtactagagaataataatttaaaaaatcaataatatataaaagaacGACACATTTGAaagaattctttattttttattgtttttaacttatttctaaaaatacaactttagaaacttaaaattaaaatatattatactatttttattatttacactGTTTCGCCAATCTTCTATTTTAGAACGCAATTTGGCCCGGTTGCCCACATCTGTTGGAAATAGTGTTATCAAATCACTTTCATTCAGTAACCTTAAGGATTCCAAATCTGTGAtattaaaagctgaaaaaaaaatccaaaaattgttCGATTTTACTAATAAGATTGGATTATACCTAGGTCAATAATATTGATTTGGGTGACCGTTGGACCATGAAcagttataaaagaaaatatttacttatgcCACTTTTGATATGCATGACTATTTAAAGCAACATTagctttatgtttatttttgtaggtttctaTGTCTGTTTTCTCGgggatattaatattaaattattctaaaacgtaagaaattttaaattaattcttatcATTTCTCAGTTTGTCCTTTGTGGTGAAtaaccaaataaaattgttttccaacCAAGATATTGAAGTCGACATCAAATTCGAAATgatgaaaaaacccaagaaaaacGACATAGCctgattttcttttataaaaacaaatatatgtacctatatatatgtatagtatatacatacatatgtaggtggaacgttgttttcaattatttacttACAAAGAAAGTGATTATATAAGGTATCAAGTCCCCAGAGACTGAGTAAatcatacacattttttgtgttttggttaaaattgtcAGTTGCCAGTTCATTTATATCTGGCTGGTCACTTGACCCAGCATTTGacgtcattttaaaaattttttaaaaatttcctaaaaaagaaataaaatttaagttcaaaactttATAACGTTTTGATAAATTCGAAAGACGCACAATGGTTTTCAATTACTAGGTATTTGTAACAAAagggaaaattattaaatacttttGCTAATTTTGTGAAAGGCTTTGTGGTTGAAtaaagttattatatttttttttaagcgcTGTCTTGaatgaaacatcaaaaaaatactaataaacattaattacttgtcactttattttacttacctATGCAAGGCCGGATatcaaaaatagttaaatgaacaattaatttcctttttgttgaaatttttatttttacaccaCTTGACAAAAANNNNNNNNNNNNNNNNNNNNNNNNNNNNNNNNNNNNNNNNNNNNNNNNNNNNNNNNNNNNNNNNNNNNNNNNNNNNNNNNNNNNNNNNNNNNNNNNNNNNNNNNNNNNNNNNNNNNNNNNNNNNNNNNNNNNNNNNNNNNNNNNNNNNNNNNNNNNNNNNNNNNNNNNNNNNNNNNNNNNNNNNNNNNNNNNNNNNNNNNTTTGGAGCTGACTGATGTAATCGCTCGACCACCTTTTCCAAAACTGTTGAACAAGTCGCTGAACATATTGCCATCTCTTTAACGTTTTAACGCCATCGTCAATGGGCTGGTCAGGAACACTTGTCATGGGAcgcataattaaaaaatgtgctgGCGTAAGAGGATCAACGTCTCCTTCAAAACGGGAACACAACGGTCGCGAATTGGCGCAAGCTTCTATCTGACAAAGTATTGTAGTAAATTCCTCGTACGAAACTATGGTATTGCCTAGTATTCTGCGGAGATGAAATTTCACCGTTTTGACACCGGCCTCCCACAAACCACCGAAATGTGGAGCAGTTTATGCCCTGGGTGGTCAATTCGTCTGTGACATCACCTTGAAATTGGTCAGAGAGAAATTCTTTGGACCATTCGCGAAGCTGATTATTGGCGCCGACGAAACTCGTGCCATTGTCGCTGAAAATGGTGTCGCAACGGCCACGCCTGGCAACGAAGCGTCGTAAGGCAGCTATAAAAGCTTCTGAGGTCAAATCCGTAACTGCTTCTAAATGAAGAGCTTTGGTAGCTAAGCAGATGAATAAGGCGATATAGGTTTTAAATCGCTTGGCACCACGACCTTTCCATGAGCTTACGATAAAGGGGCCAGCGTAATCGACGCCGGTGTTGTTGAAAGCTAATCCTGGTTCCAGTCGCTGCCTAGGTAAATCTCCCATCTGTTGTTTAAAGGGAATAGCACGCTGTCTCATACAATCTGGGCATTTATAGATGCATCTCTTTACCGCATGGTGTACATCGACGATAAAATGCTCCAAAGATAATAAGTATGTCATTTGGCGAATTCCCGCATGAAGATTTCGCATATGGCAATCAAGAACGATGAGGTCTGTTAACCGATGCTTCGTGTGAAGGATTACAGGATACTTTTGATTAAATGGCAACTCGGCATTTGACAACCTACCACCTACATGTAGTACACCATCTTCATCAATAAACGGGTTCATTCGAAAGATTTTACTTTTCGCTGGGACGGGTTTGTTACGAATTAAACAATCAATTTCATTGGAAAACGATGCTCTTTGTGATAATCTGAGTACAGCGATCTTGGCCGAATTAATGTCACTCGGTGACAGCCACAAGTTATTCAATGTACTCCTAGGCCTTCGGTACTTTCGAATTAAACGTATACAACGCGCAACGACGCGAAGAAGTCGGTTGAGGCTACTAGACCATTGAAAAATATCCCACTCAGGCTCGGCTGAGCTTGCGAAACAAGAAACTTCGGCTTCTTCGACGGCTAGCTTTAAATTGGGTAATTTCGTGAAAATAACATCAGATTCTTGAAGGAATAACGGCCCCTTCCACCACAAATTTAATGAAGGCAAATGTTTGGGCATAATTCCTCTTGTACCACAATCCGCTGGATTTTCTGCAGAACGCACATAATGCCAAACTGAAGACGGTAGTTCAGCAGTAATTTGGGCTAATCGATTATCGACAAACACGTTTTTAGAGCGAGGGTATCCCTGGATCCAATGCAACACTGCCGAAGCGTCTGTGTATGCAAAGCATTCGATGTTATGTGAGAAGAGTGACTCTTTAGTCTTGCTAAGCAGTTTGGTTAGCAGTAAAgcgccacacaactcgagcttGGGAATGGTCAACTTCTTTCTAACTGGTGCGACACGCGTTTTAGCACAAACGAGCGATGTGCAAACGCGTCCATCAGTTCTTTTAACACGACAGTATACTGCTGCAGCATATGCGGACTCAGACGCATCCGCGAATCCATGCAGCTCAATCAATTCCCCCCTTTCATGCTGGATCCATCGAGCAATACGAATCAACGCAATGTTTTTTAGATCAGTCCTAATATCAGCCCATTCCTCGTAGAGTTCTGAAGGAATTATCGAATCCCAACTTACTCCTTTAAGCCATAACTTCTGcataaaaagtttcattttgattacGGTAGGCGAAAGCAATCCTAGTGGATCAAAGATCCGAGCGATATCAGATAACACCTCCCTCTTGGAGATTTGGGATCGTAGCGACGGTAATTGTAAACTGAATTTGAAGATATCAGCTTCAGTATCCCAAACTAATCCAAGTAATTTCACGCTAGAGTCACCCATTGGCAGGTCACTTAAAATTTCGAGGCTTTCGGCTTCAAATGTTGATAGGAATGTCGACGAGTTAGAAGCCCATTTCCGAAGCTCCATTCCCGATTCCCTAAGGATTTTACACAAATGGTTTTTAGTTTGAACCGCTTCTTCAACCGAGTAGAACCCTTCGTTGTAATCATCGACGTAAAAATGGTACTTTAGGCTGTTGCTGGCTTGAGGATATTTTGTTGAACCGTTAATAACTATCTGCTTGAGGACTCTGGTAGCAATAAAGGATGCCGGAGCCGTTCCATAAGTCAGAGTCAAAAGACGATAGTCGATAGGTTCTTGGTTAACGTCCTCTCTGCAAACAATTCGTTGGTAATTGGTATTATCGTCGTTGACCAAGATTTGGCGATACATTTTAGCAATATCCGACTTTACTGCTACCGCGTATTTTCGAAATCCTATTAGTGAGGTCACGAGATCGTTTTGTATGACAGGTCCTACCATCAAGCAATCGTTAAGCGAAATGCCATTACTCGATTTACAAGACGCGTTGAATACTACCCTCAGCTTCGTCGTTGTGCTAGAGGGTTTTAGGACGGCGTGGTGAGGCATATAAAAGGAAGGCTGATGTAATTCGCTCGGCGAAACGGGTGCCATGTGACCTAATAGCTCATACTCACGCATAAATCGTATATATTCCTGTTTTAGATCAGGATTATTGACAAATCTCCTTTCAATCGAATGAAGGACACGAAGAGCCGCATTCCGTGAGTTCCCGAACTCAACGGTTGACGTTTTAAATGGAAGCCTTATTACATATCGACCATCGGGCCGAACACAGTGGGTTGAAACGAAGTGATTTTCGATCTGCTCATGTACGTCGGATTGCGAAGAGTGGATATTTGGAAAGTCTTCATATCCCAAAAACCTTTGGAGCAGATAATCGAGATCAATCGCAGttgtaaagattttaaattgttgCTGACTATCAGAAGAAATGTTTCCTGCGAGTATCCACCCGAAAGCAGTGTTTTGAGCTGTTGGCGAACCTGACGGATGGATGATTTTACCATCCGATAGGATATTGAAGAAAACATCAGATCCGAGCAGAATATCGATTTTATTGGGAATAAAACATTGAGGATCCGCTAGATGAAGATTATCAAAAAACGCAAGTTTTGATTTCGAAACCGGTAAGGTAGGTAAATCGCCAGTCAATTTTGGGAGTATATATGCCTTTGTAGAAATTATAAACTTTGACTCACCTGATGAGTGTAAACTCAAACTTACAACTCCTCTTGTTCCCAAGGAACTGCCGTTTTGACCAATTCCATGAATAGGTATTCTGGCGTGAgatctcttaaaatttaagagTTGTACACACTCTTCTGAAATTAATGTTGCTTGCGACCCGGAATCAAGCAATGCTCGGCATTTATGTAGCTGGCCGcgaacatcaacaacaaaaactataacCGTAGGTAAAAGTGTGTAGCACTCCCGGAGCGCATTATTAACTGAATGTACCGACATTCCACaagctatattttttgaacaactcGGAAAACTTACGTCAGGCCCAACGTGACCTTGATGTAGCATCGTATTATGCTTTTGCGAGCAAAGCCTACATACAGAAAATTTACACTCAGAGATGTTATGTCTTACGCGAAGgcaattttcacaaattttatttgactgCACTAGTTCAACGCGCGCCGGTACCGTAAGATTGCGAAACTCAGTACATTGGTACAGATAGTGATTTCGTTTACATTTAATACACGGTTGTATAGATGTACTTAAGACGCGTTTACTCGCAGTTTTAAAGTCAACTTTTTTATTAACACGCACGTCCCGCGATTAATTAAGTCTTTCGAGTTCGTTTATGCGatcctttaaaaattcaataagatCTTCGATACTTGGATCTTCTTTGGTTTTAGTGGCTCGGACCCACAAAACTCGGGTTTCTTCGTCCATCTTTTTTGCGAGTACATACACTAATAGCGTATTCCAAGATTCGACTGGCTTTTTAAGAGCACGCAACGCATTTATGTTTTCGCTTATAGTTCTAAAGAAACACTTTATTTCGTCTAAACCGGTGCCTTTAAGCATTGGAAACTCAAAAAGCTTATCGAAGTGTGCAACCGTTATAAACTGGGGTTTATCATAAAGCGATTTTAACAGATCCCATGCCACGTCAAAATTTGCATTGTTGTGAGACAAATGTTTTATGACCGACGACGTGTTACCTTTAAGGCATGAAAGCAAATAGTCCATTTTTTCAGCTCCCGAAATATTTTCCTTTGACTGGACCATCGCGACGAACAAATCATGAAACCGCATCCACTCGTCATAGCCACCATGAAACTTCGGTAGTTTCGTTTGTGGAAGTCGCGTATTTGAATCGACCTTTGTTATGTTTATGGATCTACGCGATTGTTCACTGactgtttttaacatttcgGTTAACGCGCACTGATTGTCAGTTAAAATTTGCAATGATTTATTGAGCTCATCACTCGCACCACCACCGAATGGATTAGAAACACCCTGCGAATCAATTAtctactaatattataaagaggaaagattttaattttgtatgttacgaataaactcaaaaagtactggaccgattttaataattcttttttcattagaaagctacattatcactgagtaacataggctatatttagtactagattactatagaaatctttacaaattcctattaaaaccaACCGAAGGTGTAAAAAAATTAGCCATAAAATGTCTTTCATCGCATACGCTatgaacaataaaacaaaacaaaaagttattataaGTAAAAACAGGTCAAATATATCCATTTTAATCCTTACCTGACATAGCTAATGTTAGAAAGATACACATTCGGTTTTCCCAACACGAGCACATACACCTTCGATAGTATGATACATAAATGAGGTCTTTTTTCATAATGGATTTTTAAAGGCGATCCAATGTGATCGCAAGTGTGTGTATGGTTTTTTCCGTGCTGTTCATTGATTGAATGTGACCAGCCTCtgctcttcttttattttttgtgtcatttttttattttataaattaaaatacctcttatgtattttttaaataaatgtattgttttgaaatatgaaaattgcaacttcatctttattttgttcttctaaaaacataaaaaagttatGTTTAGCGTAGTATAAGAAACAGTACTTTTTACTTCTTGCGTACGTATTTAAAACAGCTGGTAACACTAAAACGCAATTAGGGCAGGAATAGGAATTGTAACTCTTTTTCTTCCTTCTCTTTTACACTGTAACTATTCTTACTACCATCTATTTCTCGTGTTTGTGTGACATAGGGCCATAGGGGTAATTTAAAACATGAACTCAGAAGGAAAACGTGGAGAGTGTCTCTGCTCATTATTAAATATACTCTCATTTGCGCTGTCGGCTCCTTACGCAGTGGACGCAAGCGACATTGAAGATTTAGagttttttaaacacatttgtaTGC
It encodes:
- the LOC129950692 gene encoding uncharacterized protein LOC129950692; its protein translation is MLHQGHVGPDRSHARIPIHGIGQNGSSLGTRGVVSLSLHSSADPQCFIPNKIDILLGSDVFFNILSDGKIIHPSGSPTAQNTAFGWILAGNISSDSQQQFKIFTTAIDLDYLLQRFLGYEDFPNIHSSQSDVHEQIENHFVSTHCVRPDGRYVIRLPFKTSTVEFGNSRNAALRVLHSIERRFVNNPDLKQEYIRFMREYELLGHMAPVSPSELHQPSFYMPHHAVLKPSSTTTKLRVVFNASCKSSNGISLNDCLMVGPVIQNDLVTSLIGFRKYAVAVKSDIAKMYRQILVNDDNTNYQRIVCREDVNQEPIDYRLLTLTYGTAPASFIATRVLKQIVINGSTKYPQASNSLKYHFYVDDYNEGFYSVEEAVQTKNHLCKILRESGMELRKWASNSSTFLSTFEAESLEILSDLPMGDSSVKLLGLVWDTEADIFKFSLQLPSLRSQISKREVLSDIARIFDPLGLLSPTVIKMKLFMQKLWLKGVSWDSIIPSELYEEWADIRTDLKNIALIRIARWIQHERGELIELHGFADASESAYAAAVYCRVKRTDGRVCTSLVCAKTRVAPVRKKLTIPKLELCGALLLTKLLSKTKESLFSHNIECFAYTDASAVLHWIQGYPRSKNVFVDNRLAQITAELPSSVWHYVRSAENPADCGTRGIMPKHLPSLNLWWKGPLFLQESDVIFTKLPNLKLAVEEAEVSCFASSAEPEWDIFQWSSSLNRLLRVVARCIRLIRKYRRPRSTLNNLWLSPSDINSAKIAVLRLSQRASFSNEIDCLIRNKPVPAKSKIFRMNPFIDEDGVLHVGGRLSNAELPFNQKYPVILHTKHRLTDLIVLDCHMRNLHAGIRQMTYLLSLEHFIVDVHHAVKRCIYKCPDCMRQRAIPFKQQMGDLPRQRLEPGLAFNNTGVDYAGPFIVSSWKGRGAKRFKTYIALFICLATKALHLEAVTDLTSEAFIAALRRFVARRGRCDTIFSDNGTSFVGANNQLREWSKEFLSDQFQGDVTDELTTQGINCSTFRWFVGGRCQNGEISSPQNTRQYHSFVRGIYYNTLSDRSLRQFATVVFPF
- the LOC129950701 gene encoding uncharacterized protein LOC129950701, yielding MLKTVSEQSRRSINITKVDSNTRLPQTKLPKFHGGYDEWMRFHDLFVAMVQSKENISGAEKMDYLLSCLKGNTSSVIKHLSHNNANFDVAWDLLKSLYDKPQFITVAHFDKLFEFPMLKGTGLDEIKCFFRTISENINALRALKKPVESWNTLLVYVLAKKMDEETRVLWVRATKTKEDPSIEDLIEFLKDRINELERLN